In Polynucleobacter sp. MWH-S4W17, a genomic segment contains:
- a CDS encoding ABC-F family ATPase, whose amino-acid sequence MLSASNITMQFGAKPLFENISVKFGGGNRYGLIGANGCGKSTFMKILGGELEPTSGNVSLDPGIRLGKLRQDQFAYEDVRVLDVVMMGHEEMWKAAAERDAIYANPDATDEDYMKAAELEGKYAEYGGYTAEAKAGELLLGIGIPIDQHNGPMSSVAPGWKLRVLLAQALFSDPDVLLLDEPTNNLDIHSIHWLEDILNQIKSTIVIISHDRHFLNEVCTHMADMDYGTLKVYPGNYDSYMLASVQARTQQLSNNVKAKEKIAELAAFVARFSANASKARQATSRQRQLEKIEIVEVKPSSRQNPFIRFDTEKKLHNMAVECNALTKAYDRVIFKNFKLGVRAGEKIAIIGQNGAGKTTLLKTILSKRFEGIAADSGDVKWAENANVGVMPQDNTEMFAKDELLMDWMNWWRNTGDDDQVIRGTLGRLLFSGDDIGKSVKVLSGGEKGRMIWGKLMLQKYNVLAMDEPTNHMDMESIESLQIALEKYDGTLIFVSHDREFVSALANRILEVKMDGTVVDYSGTYEEYLRSQELAG is encoded by the coding sequence GTGCTGTCAGCATCTAATATCACTATGCAGTTTGGGGCAAAGCCTCTATTTGAAAACATTTCCGTGAAGTTTGGCGGCGGCAATCGTTATGGTCTGATTGGCGCAAACGGTTGCGGTAAATCCACCTTCATGAAAATTTTAGGTGGCGAGCTTGAGCCAACTAGCGGCAATGTGAGCTTGGATCCTGGCATTCGTTTAGGTAAGTTGCGTCAAGATCAATTTGCCTATGAAGATGTGCGCGTACTCGATGTTGTGATGATGGGTCACGAAGAGATGTGGAAGGCCGCTGCTGAACGTGATGCGATCTACGCTAACCCAGATGCGACTGATGAAGATTACATGAAGGCTGCTGAGCTTGAGGGTAAGTATGCTGAATACGGTGGCTATACCGCGGAAGCAAAAGCCGGTGAGTTGTTGCTAGGTATTGGCATTCCTATTGACCAACACAATGGTCCGATGAGCAGCGTTGCTCCAGGTTGGAAGCTGCGTGTATTGCTAGCGCAAGCATTGTTCTCCGATCCAGATGTATTGCTGCTCGATGAGCCAACGAATAACTTGGATATTCACTCCATTCATTGGCTTGAAGACATCCTCAATCAAATTAAGAGCACCATCGTCATCATCTCCCATGACCGTCACTTCCTCAATGAAGTCTGTACGCATATGGCCGATATGGACTATGGCACTTTAAAAGTCTACCCAGGTAATTACGACTCTTACATGCTGGCTTCTGTACAGGCAAGAACACAGCAGCTCAGTAATAACGTAAAAGCTAAAGAGAAAATTGCTGAATTAGCAGCTTTCGTGGCTCGCTTTTCTGCAAACGCATCTAAAGCTCGTCAAGCGACGTCACGTCAGAGGCAGCTGGAGAAGATTGAAATTGTTGAAGTAAAACCTTCATCACGTCAGAACCCATTTATTCGTTTTGATACTGAGAAAAAATTACACAATATGGCGGTTGAGTGCAACGCACTTACTAAAGCTTATGACCGCGTTATCTTCAAAAATTTCAAATTAGGTGTTCGTGCCGGTGAAAAGATTGCAATCATCGGTCAAAACGGCGCCGGTAAGACAACACTTCTCAAAACGATCTTGAGTAAGCGCTTTGAAGGTATTGCCGCTGATAGCGGTGATGTGAAGTGGGCTGAGAACGCTAACGTTGGTGTGATGCCTCAAGACAATACCGAGATGTTCGCTAAAGACGAATTGCTCATGGACTGGATGAATTGGTGGCGTAATACTGGTGACGATGACCAAGTGATTCGTGGCACATTAGGTCGTTTATTGTTCTCTGGTGATGATATTGGCAAGTCTGTCAAAGTTCTATCTGGTGGTGAAAAGGGTCGTATGATTTGGGGCAAGCTCATGCTCCAAAAATATAACGTCCTGGCAATGGATGAACCAACCAACCACATGGATATGGAATCCATTGAGAGTTTACAAATTGCTCTTGAGAAATACGATGGCACTTTAATTTTCGTATCCCATGACCGCGAGTTTGTTTCCGCATTGGCTAATCGCATCTTAGAAGTAAAGATGGATGGTACGGTGGTGGATTACTCTGGAACTTATGAGGAATATTTGCGTAGCCAGGAATTAGCCGGCTGA
- the gloA gene encoding lactoylglutathione lyase, with protein sequence MMILHTMLRVGDLNRSIDFYTKVLGMNLLRTTERPEQKYSLAFVGYGKGNGDGQSEIELTYNHGVQSYDLGTAYGHIAIEVQDAYAACTAIKAAGGNVTREAGPVAGGETIIAFVTDPDGYKIELIQR encoded by the coding sequence ATGATGATCCTACACACCATGCTTCGCGTCGGCGACTTGAATCGCTCTATTGATTTCTACACCAAAGTTTTGGGTATGAATTTACTGCGCACAACTGAGCGTCCTGAGCAAAAGTACTCGCTTGCCTTTGTTGGTTATGGCAAGGGGAATGGCGATGGTCAATCGGAGATTGAGCTTACCTACAACCATGGTGTTCAATCCTATGACCTAGGCACAGCCTATGGACACATTGCAATTGAGGTTCAGGATGCCTATGCTGCTTGTACCGCTATCAAGGCGGCCGGGGGTAATGTCACTCGTGAGGCTGGTCCAGTAGCTGGAGGTGAGACCATCATTGCATTTGTTACCGATCCCGATGGTTACAAAATAGAGCTCATTCAGCGTTAA
- a CDS encoding acyl-CoA dehydrogenase has product MSKSKASFNWADPLLLDTQLTEEERMIRDAAAEYAQGRLMPRIHDAYRNETTDPVIFREMGELGLLGITIPEQYGGANLNYVSYGLIAREIERVDSGYRSMMSVQSSLVMVPINEFGSEAQKQKYLPKLASGEWIGCFGLTEPNYGSDAGGMITRAKKVPGGFSLTGSKMWISNSPIADVFVVWAKNDEGIIRGYILEKGMKGLSAPKISGKMGLRASITGEIVMDEVFVPAENEFPEVEGLKGPFTCLNSARYGIAWGALGAAEWCWYAARQYTMDRKQFGKPLAANQLIQKKLADMQTEITLGLQGCLRLGRMKDEGIAAPEITSIMKRNSCGKSLDIARMARDMHGGNGISDEYGVVRHMLNLEVVNTYEGTHDIHALILGRAQTGIQAFS; this is encoded by the coding sequence ATGAGTAAAAGTAAGGCTAGCTTTAACTGGGCGGACCCCCTTCTTCTCGATACCCAGCTAACGGAAGAAGAGCGCATGATTCGTGATGCAGCTGCTGAATACGCTCAAGGGCGCCTAATGCCGCGCATTCACGATGCTTACCGTAACGAAACAACTGACCCAGTCATCTTCCGCGAAATGGGCGAGCTTGGCCTCTTAGGCATCACGATTCCTGAGCAGTACGGTGGAGCCAACTTGAACTATGTCTCTTACGGATTAATTGCGCGCGAAATTGAACGCGTGGATTCTGGCTATCGCTCCATGATGAGCGTTCAGTCCTCTTTAGTCATGGTTCCTATTAATGAATTTGGTAGCGAAGCGCAAAAACAAAAGTACCTCCCTAAATTAGCGAGCGGCGAATGGATTGGTTGCTTTGGTTTAACAGAGCCTAACTATGGCTCTGATGCAGGCGGAATGATTACTCGTGCTAAGAAAGTGCCTGGCGGATTTTCATTAACGGGTTCGAAGATGTGGATCTCCAACTCTCCAATTGCTGATGTGTTTGTAGTGTGGGCGAAAAATGATGAAGGTATCATTCGCGGTTACATCCTAGAAAAAGGCATGAAGGGCTTAAGCGCTCCAAAAATCAGTGGCAAAATGGGTTTGCGCGCCTCCATCACTGGTGAAATCGTAATGGATGAAGTATTCGTACCAGCAGAAAATGAATTCCCTGAAGTTGAAGGCCTGAAGGGTCCCTTCACTTGCTTAAACTCAGCTCGTTACGGCATTGCTTGGGGTGCACTAGGCGCCGCTGAATGGTGCTGGTACGCTGCTCGCCAGTACACCATGGACCGCAAACAGTTTGGCAAGCCACTAGCCGCCAATCAATTGATTCAGAAAAAATTGGCGGATATGCAAACCGAAATTACTTTGGGCCTCCAAGGTTGCTTACGCTTAGGTCGCATGAAAGACGAGGGTATTGCAGCCCCAGAAATCACCTCCATCATGAAACGCAACTCTTGCGGAAAATCTTTAGATATCGCGCGGATGGCACGCGATATGCATGGTGGTAACGGTATCTCTGATGAGTACGGCGTTGTACGTCATATGCTGAACCTTGAGGTAGTTAATACCTATGAAGGCACTCACGATATTCACGCCTTGATTCTAGGTCGTGCACAAACCGGTATTCAAGCTTTTAGCTAA
- a CDS encoding thioesterase family protein, giving the protein MRIAIPEERKLVHEMIMPIRWGDMDAYGHVNNTVYFRYMEQARCEWITSLGYDVAPGRESMLMINGFCNFFQQLTYPGELILKTSIGAIGRTSLDLYTSMALTTDPEVEAAIGGATMVWVDLTTNKSAPWPEHVLQQLR; this is encoded by the coding sequence ATGCGTATCGCCATCCCCGAAGAAAGAAAACTGGTTCATGAAATGATCATGCCCATTCGTTGGGGTGATATGGATGCGTATGGACATGTCAACAATACCGTGTACTTTCGGTATATGGAGCAGGCTCGCTGCGAATGGATTACATCTTTGGGCTATGACGTAGCTCCTGGTCGTGAGTCTATGTTGATGATTAATGGCTTTTGTAATTTCTTTCAACAACTCACTTACCCAGGCGAATTAATTCTAAAGACTTCCATTGGCGCTATTGGTAGAACAAGCCTGGATCTTTACACCAGTATGGCTTTAACTACCGATCCCGAAGTAGAGGCTGCTATTGGTGGTGCAACCATGGTTTGGGTAGATCTCACCACGAATAAGTCAGCGCCTTGGCCTGAGCATGTTTTACAACAGTTGCGCTAG
- a CDS encoding DUF1289 domain-containing protein: MNPEDTKSIVQDGSHSLSTGDADSDSPCIGVCTTLYDEICQGCGRTLGEVSNWVFFSQAEKESVWKRIRAEGTATRFQRQAKENKPS; encoded by the coding sequence ATGAATCCTGAAGACACCAAATCTATTGTGCAAGATGGCTCCCATTCCCTATCCACTGGGGATGCAGACTCTGACTCGCCTTGCATTGGTGTTTGCACGACACTGTACGATGAAATCTGCCAAGGTTGTGGTCGCACCTTAGGTGAAGTAAGTAATTGGGTATTCTTTTCTCAAGCAGAAAAAGAATCAGTGTGGAAACGTATTCGAGCAGAAGGTACCGCGACGCGCTTTCAACGACAAGCCAAAGAAAATAAGCCCAGTTAA
- the mnmH gene encoding tRNA 2-selenouridine(34) synthase MnmH, with product MQPINPHILRSDQFLSELDQFDLVIDVRSPAEFALDHIPGAVNYPVLNNEERATIGTLYKQESPFAAKKLGAALVSKNIAAHLENHFLELPREWRPLIYCWRGGERSGAFTHILNRIGWKAKQLEGGYQGFRRTVIDGLAHAATQFTFQVICGMTGSGKTKVLQEIGALGAQILDLEGLAMHRGSVLGNEPNIEQPSQKGFETALWNALRSLDPAKPVFVESESKKVGGLHVPDALMEKIRNGSCIELRSSAQTRVSWLIREYHHFLTDTDNFKQKLALLTAHYGKVQITKWNQAIDAGNFPELVEELLVKHYDPSYQSSIVRNFPQYKIENFVQLENDSDEAFAKAAKAIISKSGS from the coding sequence GTGCAACCGATTAATCCTCATATCTTAAGGTCTGATCAATTTTTATCTGAGCTAGATCAGTTTGATCTTGTGATTGATGTCAGGTCGCCAGCTGAATTTGCCCTTGATCATATTCCGGGTGCGGTAAATTACCCCGTTCTGAATAATGAGGAGCGCGCTACCATTGGTACGCTATATAAACAGGAGTCTCCTTTTGCAGCTAAAAAATTGGGTGCAGCTTTAGTCTCTAAGAATATTGCTGCACACTTAGAAAATCATTTTCTGGAGCTCCCACGTGAGTGGCGCCCATTAATTTATTGCTGGCGCGGTGGCGAACGTAGTGGGGCGTTTACCCATATTCTCAACCGCATTGGTTGGAAAGCCAAGCAGCTCGAGGGCGGGTATCAGGGCTTCAGAAGAACCGTGATTGATGGTCTTGCCCACGCCGCAACACAATTTACATTCCAGGTGATCTGTGGAATGACGGGTAGCGGCAAAACAAAAGTGTTGCAAGAGATCGGTGCTCTAGGTGCTCAGATTCTGGATCTAGAAGGCTTAGCCATGCACCGTGGATCCGTATTGGGTAATGAGCCTAATATCGAGCAGCCATCCCAAAAAGGGTTTGAGACTGCGCTCTGGAACGCGTTACGTTCGCTCGATCCAGCTAAGCCTGTATTTGTGGAATCTGAAAGCAAGAAGGTTGGCGGCTTGCATGTACCTGATGCTTTGATGGAAAAAATTCGTAATGGCAGCTGTATTGAGCTTCGATCTAGTGCGCAGACGCGCGTCTCTTGGTTGATTCGTGAATACCATCACTTTTTAACCGATACCGATAATTTCAAACAGAAGCTGGCTTTGCTTACTGCGCATTATGGGAAAGTACAAATTACCAAATGGAACCAAGCCATTGATGCGGGTAATTTTCCGGAGTTAGTGGAAGAGCTATTGGTAAAGCATTACGACCCATCGTATCAATCTTCGATCGTACGCAATTTTCCTCAATACAAGATTGAAAATTTTGTGCAACTGGAAAATGATAGTGACGAGGCCTTTGCCAAAGCAGCAAAGGCCATCATCAGTAAGTCGGGCTCTTAG
- a CDS encoding TIGR01244 family sulfur transferase — MSLPISCHSDQFGTIGQIDASHLAEIAAQGYKSVINNRPDGEGGPDQPTNASIQAEAEKLGLNYAYLPVVPSAINVDQVREMARLLRTMPGPVLAFCRSGARSTNLYQLALQVK; from the coding sequence ATGAGTCTTCCTATTTCTTGCCATAGCGATCAGTTCGGTACCATCGGTCAGATCGACGCCAGTCATTTAGCTGAAATTGCAGCACAAGGTTACAAGAGCGTGATTAATAACCGTCCTGACGGTGAGGGCGGCCCAGATCAGCCAACCAATGCCAGCATTCAAGCTGAAGCAGAAAAGTTAGGTTTAAATTACGCCTACCTACCAGTTGTACCTAGTGCAATCAATGTTGATCAAGTAAGAGAGATGGCCCGTTTATTGAGGACCATGCCCGGACCGGTATTGGCATTTTGTCGCTCTGGTGCGCGCTCTACGAATCTGTATCAACTTGCATTGCAAGTGAAATAG
- a CDS encoding GNAT family N-acetyltransferase gives MVAEPDSFRLEIVDSLSDIPPGEWNALLPADAGPFLCHEFLSALEETGCVGGNTGWQVAHLVLRDDQKLIGAMPLYLKQHSYGEFVFDWSWAQAYEQQGMQYFPKALCAIPFTPVQGSRILSASNVDADLVRRQLIAGLKTLVLQNNLSSAHVLFPDAIEAKGLKDHGFMLRDSVQFHWHNQGFENFEQFLAVLTMKRRKNIRREREQIAREQITFRHVPGISSTDADWEFFYRCYANTYLEHGSSPYLNEAFLKLCAQRMPENLHLIIAESNGYPIAASLLIVDPISSKAYGRYWGAIEHVPCLHFETAYYQAIEYCISNEIHTFEGGAQGEHKMARGFLPTTIQSAHFIADPQFAKAVQHFLDREHQGIGAYVDELAEHSPLKSSKVQP, from the coding sequence ATCGTGGCAGAGCCCGATTCATTTCGATTAGAAATAGTAGATAGCCTCAGTGATATCCCTCCTGGGGAGTGGAATGCTCTACTTCCTGCTGATGCAGGGCCCTTTCTTTGCCATGAGTTTCTCAGCGCGCTAGAGGAAACTGGCTGTGTTGGAGGCAATACTGGGTGGCAAGTGGCTCACCTCGTTTTAAGGGATGATCAAAAACTGATTGGTGCAATGCCCCTATATTTGAAGCAACACTCCTACGGAGAATTTGTTTTTGACTGGTCTTGGGCGCAGGCCTATGAGCAACAAGGTATGCAGTATTTTCCGAAAGCGCTTTGCGCCATTCCGTTTACACCAGTTCAAGGCTCAAGGATTTTGAGCGCCAGCAATGTAGATGCTGATTTAGTACGGCGACAATTAATTGCAGGATTGAAGACTTTAGTTCTACAAAATAATCTATCTTCAGCACATGTTTTATTTCCCGATGCAATAGAAGCAAAGGGTCTAAAAGACCACGGCTTCATGTTGCGAGACTCGGTGCAATTTCATTGGCATAACCAAGGCTTTGAGAATTTCGAACAATTTTTAGCGGTCCTCACCATGAAGCGCCGCAAGAATATTCGACGCGAACGAGAACAGATAGCACGAGAGCAGATTACTTTTAGACATGTTCCAGGAATATCTTCAACCGATGCTGATTGGGAATTCTTTTATCGCTGTTACGCAAACACTTACTTGGAGCATGGATCTAGCCCCTATCTTAATGAGGCATTCTTGAAGTTATGTGCGCAGCGCATGCCTGAAAACTTACACCTTATCATTGCAGAAAGTAACGGCTATCCAATCGCTGCGTCCTTACTGATTGTTGACCCCATAAGCTCTAAGGCTTATGGTAGGTATTGGGGTGCTATTGAGCATGTGCCCTGCTTGCACTTTGAAACTGCTTACTACCAGGCGATTGAATATTGCATCTCCAATGAGATTCATACCTTTGAAGGTGGCGCACAAGGCGAACACAAGATGGCGCGCGGCTTCTTGCCAACTACCATTCAATCCGCCCATTTCATTGCGGATCCTCAGTTTGCCAAAGCTGTGCAACACTTCCTAGATCGTGAACACCAAGGGATCGGAGCTTATGTGGATGAGCTGGCCGAGCACAGTCCTTTGAAATCGTCTAAAGTACAGCCATGA
- a CDS encoding YeeE/YedE family protein, producing the protein MQIDWFSFTPIPSLLGGMILGVAAALYVLLHGRILGISGIVSGLLHPKLTDTAWRLSLVLGLVSAPFMAALFFGIFPVVEIESDWIAIVIAGILVGFGAHYGSGCTSGHGICGLSRLSPRSLVATCAFMFAGFVTVFILRHLIGV; encoded by the coding sequence ATGCAAATTGACTGGTTCTCCTTTACACCCATTCCTTCTTTATTGGGGGGAATGATTCTTGGGGTTGCTGCAGCTCTTTACGTATTGCTTCATGGGCGTATTCTAGGAATCAGTGGCATTGTTTCTGGCTTATTGCATCCCAAATTAACTGACACCGCATGGCGTCTGAGTTTGGTTTTGGGCTTGGTATCAGCTCCATTTATGGCGGCACTTTTTTTTGGAATATTCCCCGTTGTAGAGATTGAGTCTGATTGGATTGCGATTGTGATTGCAGGTATTTTGGTTGGCTTTGGGGCCCACTACGGTTCAGGCTGCACCAGCGGCCATGGGATATGCGGACTCTCGCGTTTATCTCCGCGCTCCCTCGTTGCCACTTGCGCCTTTATGTTTGCCGGCTTCGTGACCGTTTTTATTCTTCGTCATTTGATCGGAGTCTAA
- a CDS encoding queuosine precursor transporter, translating into MDSPKPRHRYYDLILAAFVVVLLCSNFIGAGKAAVVDLPYFGAVPFGAGILFFPISYFFGDILTEVYGYAYDRRAVWTGFAALAFAAIMAQIVIALPAAPGAYMSNYQQGLEAVFGNSWRIALASMFSFWCGSLTNSYVLAKMKIMTQGRFLWMRTIGSTAVGELVDSSLFYMLAFYGIWPAHEVIQVALAQYVLKTAWEVLATPMTYWVVNFLKRKENEDFYDIHTNFTPFRVKV; encoded by the coding sequence ATGGACTCTCCAAAACCTCGCCATCGCTATTACGACCTGATTTTGGCTGCCTTTGTGGTGGTCTTGCTGTGCTCAAACTTTATTGGTGCCGGTAAAGCAGCCGTGGTTGATTTGCCTTACTTTGGGGCGGTGCCTTTTGGTGCTGGCATTTTGTTCTTCCCCATTTCCTATTTCTTCGGCGATATTTTGACGGAGGTCTATGGCTACGCCTACGATCGTAGAGCGGTTTGGACTGGATTTGCAGCGCTTGCATTTGCGGCAATCATGGCTCAGATAGTGATTGCCCTTCCAGCGGCGCCTGGAGCCTATATGAGCAATTACCAACAGGGATTAGAGGCCGTCTTTGGAAACTCTTGGCGTATCGCCTTAGCTTCCATGTTCTCGTTTTGGTGCGGCAGTCTAACAAATAGCTATGTTCTGGCGAAGATGAAAATCATGACCCAAGGGCGTTTTCTCTGGATGCGTACTATTGGCTCGACAGCTGTAGGGGAGTTGGTTGACTCTTCTCTCTTCTATATGTTGGCGTTCTATGGCATCTGGCCTGCCCATGAAGTCATTCAGGTAGCGTTGGCCCAGTACGTGCTAAAGACTGCCTGGGAGGTTCTAGCAACTCCTATGACCTATTGGGTTGTGAACTTCCTCAAGCGTAAGGAAAATGAGGATTTTTACGATATTCATACGAATTTCACCCCATTTAGGGTCAAAGTCTAA
- a CDS encoding YeeE/YedE family protein, translating into MKKHFGLFSQYAIGVLFGWGLIISGMSNPQKVLGFLDLTGLWDPSLMFVMLGAVMVGLGGFYVVSKRTEAFFGGALHIPTRRDITKPLVIGSLIFGAGWGIAGFCPGPALVALGAGHLKALVFVVAMLVGMEISERFFSAHKKASS; encoded by the coding sequence ATGAAAAAACATTTTGGCCTTTTCAGTCAGTATGCAATTGGTGTACTTTTTGGTTGGGGTTTAATCATCTCAGGCATGAGTAATCCCCAGAAGGTATTGGGCTTTTTGGATCTAACGGGTCTTTGGGATCCATCCTTAATGTTTGTAATGTTGGGTGCAGTAATGGTCGGGCTTGGCGGGTTTTATGTGGTCAGCAAGAGGACTGAAGCGTTTTTTGGTGGCGCCTTGCATATCCCAACCCGTAGAGATATCACGAAGCCCCTCGTTATTGGCAGCCTCATTTTTGGTGCGGGCTGGGGAATTGCTGGATTTTGCCCTGGCCCAGCCTTGGTTGCCTTGGGTGCTGGGCACCTGAAGGCCCTGGTATTTGTTGTTGCCATGCTTGTGGGTATGGAAATAAGCGAGCGTTTCTTCTCGGCTCATAAAAAGGCTTCCAGCTAA
- a CDS encoding electron transfer flavoprotein-ubiquinone oxidoreductase, producing MNAAELVEQFGPRDSMDYDLVIVGGGPAGLSAAIKAKQLAGASGKEISVCVLEKGSEIGAHILSGAVMDPRALTELFPDWKELGAPLDTPVTQDQFLFLTSDNSYQVPNWMLPHCFKNEGNYIVSLANVTRWLGQQAENLGVEIFPGFPAAEILYNKQGSVHGVITGSMGLDKEGNPTDQFQLGMELRGKYTLFAEGARGHLGKQLIAKFALDKDADPQSYGIGIKELWEVESSKSKPGLVVHTAGWPLESDTYGGSFLYHLADNKVAVGLVVGLSYKNPYLSPFEEFQRYKLHPKIRETFEGGKRISYGARALTAGGLNSLPKTVFPGGALIGCDAGFLNASRIKGSHAAIKTGMLAAEAAVAAINENRSEDVLSAYPTAFQNSWLHTELNQARNFKPWMSKGLYVGTLMVGLEQKLLGGNMPWTVHLKHADHECLEPAAQHKPIDYPKPDGKITFDRLSSVFISNTNHAENQPIHLTLKNDSVPVDINLKTYAGPEQRYCPAGVYEFVETDGKTRLQINSQNCVHCKTCDIKDPTQNIVWVTPEGGGGPNYASM from the coding sequence ATGAATGCTGCAGAGCTAGTTGAGCAATTTGGACCCAGAGATTCCATGGACTATGACTTAGTCATTGTTGGGGGTGGTCCTGCAGGTTTGTCGGCCGCTATTAAAGCCAAGCAATTGGCCGGCGCCTCCGGAAAAGAAATTAGCGTTTGCGTCCTAGAGAAGGGTTCTGAAATTGGAGCTCACATTCTTTCTGGCGCCGTCATGGACCCCAGGGCACTGACTGAATTATTCCCCGACTGGAAAGAGCTCGGAGCACCGCTCGATACACCCGTCACGCAAGATCAATTTCTATTCTTAACCAGCGATAACTCATACCAAGTTCCAAACTGGATGTTGCCGCACTGCTTTAAGAATGAAGGCAACTATATTGTCAGCCTTGCAAACGTCACTCGTTGGCTAGGGCAACAAGCCGAGAATCTTGGTGTTGAAATTTTCCCCGGCTTTCCAGCAGCAGAAATTCTCTACAACAAGCAAGGCTCAGTCCATGGCGTCATCACCGGATCAATGGGTTTAGACAAAGAAGGCAATCCAACGGATCAATTCCAACTTGGTATGGAATTACGTGGCAAGTACACTCTCTTTGCTGAAGGCGCGCGCGGTCATCTTGGTAAGCAACTGATTGCTAAGTTTGCGCTAGATAAAGATGCTGATCCACAAAGCTATGGCATCGGCATTAAAGAGCTATGGGAGGTTGAGTCTTCTAAGAGCAAGCCTGGACTAGTAGTGCACACCGCAGGCTGGCCTTTAGAGAGCGATACCTATGGTGGCTCATTTCTCTATCACTTAGCCGATAACAAGGTTGCTGTTGGCCTGGTAGTTGGCCTGTCTTATAAGAACCCCTACCTCTCGCCATTTGAAGAATTCCAACGCTATAAATTACATCCAAAGATTCGTGAAACTTTTGAAGGCGGTAAACGCATTTCTTATGGCGCACGCGCACTGACTGCTGGTGGTTTAAATAGCCTTCCTAAGACTGTATTTCCTGGTGGTGCTCTCATTGGTTGTGATGCTGGCTTCCTCAATGCATCTCGCATCAAGGGAAGTCATGCAGCAATTAAGACTGGCATGCTTGCTGCTGAAGCAGCAGTTGCTGCTATCAATGAGAACCGCTCTGAGGATGTTTTGTCTGCGTACCCAACTGCATTCCAAAATAGTTGGCTGCATACCGAACTCAATCAAGCGCGCAACTTCAAGCCATGGATGTCAAAAGGACTTTATGTTGGCACGCTGATGGTGGGATTAGAGCAAAAGCTTTTGGGTGGCAACATGCCATGGACCGTGCATTTAAAACATGCAGACCATGAATGTTTGGAGCCTGCAGCGCAACACAAGCCGATTGACTACCCTAAGCCAGATGGCAAGATTACTTTTGATCGCCTATCTTCTGTGTTTATCTCTAATACCAATCACGCTGAGAATCAACCGATTCACTTAACCCTAAAAAATGATTCTGTACCAGTAGATATCAATCTCAAAACCTATGCGGGCCCTGAGCAACGCTACTGCCCTGCTGGCGTATATGAGTTTGTAGAAACCGATGGTAAGACGCGCTTGCAAATAAATTCGCAAAACTGCGTGCATTGCAAAACTTGCGACATTAAAGATCCCACTCAAAATATCGTCTGGGTTACGCCTGAAGGTGGCGGCGGACCGAACTACGCATCCATGTAA